In Pseudonocardia sp. C8, one genomic interval encodes:
- a CDS encoding SDR family NAD(P)-dependent oxidoreductase, with amino-acid sequence MSTEERAHRALAGSRAPEVVLITGGARGIGAAVVRRCVRLGMSVCFTYVDAAEAAADLVAQIGEPERVCAVRTDATDLDGMEAVFDRADAMGRVTALVNNAAVTYPLGDLARSRPEDIRRAIEVDLVAPVLLCRLAVRRWQPDPSGRSIVNVSSVAASSGAPHEYVAYAAAKAGVEALTVGLAKEVAPLGVRVNAVAPGTTATGIHARSGDPDRPARIAGRIPMGRVAEPDEIAAVISWLLGPDASYVTGAVVPATGGS; translated from the coding sequence ATGAGCACGGAGGAACGGGCTCACCGAGCTCTGGCGGGCAGCCGCGCCCCGGAGGTCGTCCTGATCACCGGTGGCGCTCGGGGAATCGGCGCTGCGGTCGTGCGCCGGTGCGTCCGGCTCGGCATGTCCGTCTGCTTCACCTACGTCGACGCTGCCGAGGCAGCGGCCGACCTCGTGGCGCAGATCGGGGAACCGGAGCGGGTGTGTGCCGTCCGTACCGACGCGACCGACCTCGACGGCATGGAAGCCGTCTTCGACCGGGCCGACGCGATGGGTCGCGTCACCGCGCTGGTCAACAACGCCGCAGTCACCTACCCGTTGGGCGATCTGGCACGGTCCCGACCCGAGGACATCCGGCGTGCCATCGAGGTCGATCTGGTCGCGCCGGTCCTCCTGTGCCGGCTCGCCGTCCGCCGTTGGCAGCCGGATCCGTCCGGGCGCTCGATCGTCAACGTGTCCTCCGTCGCCGCCTCGTCGGGAGCACCGCACGAGTACGTCGCCTATGCCGCGGCCAAGGCCGGAGTGGAAGCACTGACGGTCGGTCTGGCGAAGGAGGTCGCACCACTCGGGGTGCGGGTCAACGCCGTGGCACCGGGCACGACGGCGACGGGTATCCATGCCCGGTCCGGAGATCCCGACCGACCGGCACGAATCGCCGGTCGCATCCCGATGGGGCGGGTCGCCGAGCCGGACGAGATCGCCGCGGTGATCAGCTGGCTGTTGGGTCCCGACGCCTCCTACGTCACCGGAGCGGTCGTCCCCGCGACGGGCGGATCGTGA
- a CDS encoding maleylpyruvate isomerase N-terminal domain-containing protein: MTADGERAAIVSAESATFLAVADTFAGLCDRITGDRWDLPGLGEWDVRALVGHTLRAVTTVTAYLEEPGPDAVTCRSAGEYLVRVRALGDAGARAVAERGHDAGRRLGPDPAATVRAAITRAREVLRAVRGDPVISTVAGGMHLGDYLPTRTFELTVHGLDIAAATGMPFSPSEAALRSALHTAVAAAAGTSGAVALLRHLLGRPGGGFEPLFG; encoded by the coding sequence ATGACCGCCGACGGGGAACGGGCGGCGATCGTCAGCGCCGAGTCCGCGACCTTCCTGGCGGTGGCAGACACGTTCGCCGGCCTCTGCGACCGCATCACCGGCGACCGGTGGGACCTGCCCGGCCTCGGCGAGTGGGACGTGCGGGCGCTGGTGGGGCACACCCTGCGTGCGGTGACGACCGTGACCGCATACCTCGAGGAGCCGGGACCGGACGCCGTGACGTGCCGCAGCGCGGGCGAGTACCTGGTGCGGGTGCGGGCCCTCGGTGACGCCGGTGCCCGCGCGGTCGCCGAGCGCGGTCACGATGCGGGGCGCCGGCTCGGGCCGGATCCGGCGGCGACCGTGCGCGCCGCGATCACCCGGGCCCGCGAGGTGCTCCGTGCCGTCCGGGGAGACCCGGTGATCAGCACCGTGGCCGGTGGAATGCACCTCGGCGACTACCTGCCGACGCGCACCTTCGAGCTGACGGTGCACGGCCTCGACATCGCGGCGGCCACGGGCATGCCGTTCTCTCCCTCGGAGGCGGCGCTGCGGAGCGCGCTCCACACGGCGGTTGCCGCGGCGGCCGGCACCAGCGGCGCCGTCGCCCTGCTGCGCCACCTGCTCGGCCGGCCGGGCGGCGGGTTCGAGCCGCTGTTCGGCTGA
- a CDS encoding maleylpyruvate isomerase N-terminal domain-containing protein, whose translation MTTTSEVERVLRDQWAVLRAWIEDERVLDHASEPSGLGGWTVGDLVVHLGFGLRMVADLGSAAGREPIGIAEYVAGYAPAQHRIAAETAGIAASARGAELRTVDRLADETWQALDGGLPDVVLGRRGPLRRDDFLLTRLIELVTHGDDLHRRLGPQRPGPLVGAAVALVCGVFAAAYEEATGRPPRWRGLELVRVATGRIATGDPAVPLLS comes from the coding sequence ATGACGACCACCAGTGAGGTCGAGCGCGTGCTGCGCGACCAGTGGGCGGTCCTGCGGGCGTGGATCGAGGACGAGCGGGTGCTCGACCACGCGTCGGAGCCGTCCGGTCTGGGCGGATGGACCGTCGGCGACCTGGTGGTCCACCTCGGCTTCGGGCTCCGGATGGTCGCCGACCTCGGGTCCGCGGCGGGCCGGGAGCCGATCGGCATCGCCGAGTACGTCGCCGGGTACGCCCCCGCGCAGCACCGGATCGCCGCCGAGACGGCCGGGATCGCAGCGTCCGCGCGCGGGGCCGAGCTCCGGACCGTCGACCGGCTCGCGGACGAGACATGGCAGGCACTCGACGGTGGGCTCCCCGACGTGGTGCTCGGCCGCCGGGGCCCGCTGCGGCGCGACGACTTCCTGCTCACCCGGCTGATCGAGCTGGTCACGCACGGAGACGATCTGCACCGCCGCCTCGGCCCGCAGCGTCCGGGCCCCCTGGTGGGTGCAGCGGTCGCGCTGGTGTGCGGGGTGTTCGCGGCCGCCTACGAGGAGGCGACCGGCCGGCCGCCGCGGTGGCGGGGCCTGGAGCTGGTACGGGTCGCCACCGGCCGCATCGCGACCGGTGATCCGGCCGTGCCGCTGCTGTCATGA
- a CDS encoding IclR family transcriptional regulator: MTRGESVLARAVRILAVFTPDRAEAGVAEIARATGLHIATASRLVGQLVEHGLLSRTPTGRVRVGMRLWELGQRASPTLSLREAAMPFLEDLHAAVGHHVQLGVLDDAEVIFLERLSAPGAVINLTRIAGRLPLHVSSSGLILLAHSSPELQEHVLASPLERLTPATVADARELRALLARIRRDGYVITEGHVHPDAAGIATPVRDRTGTVVAALGTVQPNDGRAAGVVAALRAAAHGIARAYGAAAPP; encoded by the coding sequence GTGACCCGCGGGGAGTCGGTGCTCGCACGCGCCGTGCGCATCCTCGCCGTCTTCACCCCCGACCGGGCCGAGGCCGGCGTCGCCGAGATCGCGCGGGCGACCGGCCTGCACATCGCGACGGCGTCCCGGCTGGTCGGGCAGCTCGTCGAGCACGGGCTGCTGAGCCGCACCCCGACCGGCCGGGTCCGGGTGGGGATGCGGCTGTGGGAGCTCGGCCAGCGGGCGTCGCCGACCCTGTCGCTGCGCGAGGCGGCCATGCCGTTCCTCGAGGACCTGCACGCCGCGGTCGGGCACCACGTGCAGCTCGGCGTGCTCGACGACGCCGAGGTGATCTTCCTGGAGCGGCTGTCCGCACCGGGCGCGGTCATCAACCTCACCAGGATCGCCGGGCGGCTGCCGCTGCACGTGTCGTCGTCCGGGCTGATCCTGCTCGCCCACAGCAGCCCCGAGCTGCAGGAACACGTGCTCGCCTCCCCGCTCGAGCGGCTGACGCCTGCGACCGTCGCCGACGCGCGCGAGCTGCGAGCGCTGCTGGCGCGGATCCGGCGGGACGGCTACGTGATCACCGAGGGGCACGTCCATCCGGACGCCGCCGGGATCGCGACCCCCGTCCGCGACCGGACCGGCACGGTGGTCGCCGCGCTGGGGACCGTGCAGCCGAACGACGGCCGGGCCGCAGGTGTCGTCGCCGCGCTGCGGGCGGCCGCGCACGGGATCGCACGGGCCTACGGGGCCGCCGCCCCTCCCTGA
- a CDS encoding cytochrome P450, whose product MTLAEHPAHPVPVTDADPFGPELLDDPVPFHRWLREAGPVARLSRYDVDALGRDEQVRAALSDWQTFRSGAGVGLADFDHEPPWRPPSLLLEADPPRHDAPRRVLSAILGPRALRRLRDRWAADAEALVDDLLAAGGEFDAVPAVSEAFPLRVFPDAVGLGPDGRENLLPYGDLLFNAFGPRNALLEQKLPRMAELSAWVNAQCAREALTPDGFGAAIWAAADRGDITHDQAPLVVRSLLSAGVDTTVNGLAAVLHAFATHPEQWARLRERPELSRVAFDEAVRWESPVQTFFRTTTRDTELGGVPIPAGRKVLMFLGSANRDPRRWGPDADAFDLGRDPSGHVGFGMGLHQCVGQHVARLEAESVLRALAARVETIELSGPARRRRNNTLRSWESLPVRVRVA is encoded by the coding sequence GTGACGCTCGCCGAGCACCCCGCCCACCCGGTCCCGGTCACCGACGCCGACCCGTTCGGCCCCGAGCTGCTGGACGACCCGGTCCCGTTCCACCGGTGGCTGCGCGAGGCCGGGCCGGTCGCCCGGCTGAGCCGCTACGACGTGGACGCCCTCGGCCGCGACGAGCAGGTGCGGGCGGCGCTGAGCGACTGGCAGACCTTCCGGTCGGGGGCGGGCGTCGGACTGGCCGACTTCGACCACGAGCCACCGTGGCGGCCGCCGTCGCTGCTGCTGGAGGCCGACCCGCCACGGCACGACGCGCCCCGGCGGGTGCTGTCGGCGATCCTCGGTCCGCGCGCGCTGCGCAGGCTGCGCGACCGCTGGGCCGCCGACGCCGAAGCGCTGGTCGACGACCTGCTGGCCGCCGGAGGCGAGTTCGACGCCGTCCCCGCCGTGTCCGAGGCCTTCCCGCTGCGGGTGTTCCCGGACGCCGTCGGCCTCGGCCCGGACGGCCGGGAGAACCTGCTGCCCTACGGCGACCTGCTGTTCAACGCCTTCGGCCCGCGCAACGCGCTGCTCGAGCAGAAGCTCCCGCGGATGGCCGAGCTCTCGGCGTGGGTGAACGCGCAGTGCGCACGCGAGGCGCTGACCCCCGACGGGTTCGGTGCCGCGATCTGGGCGGCGGCCGACCGCGGGGACATCACCCACGACCAGGCACCGCTGGTCGTCCGGTCGCTGCTCTCGGCCGGCGTCGACACCACGGTGAACGGGCTGGCGGCCGTGCTCCACGCGTTCGCCACCCACCCGGAGCAGTGGGCGCGGCTGCGCGAGCGGCCCGAGCTGTCCCGGGTGGCCTTCGACGAGGCGGTCCGCTGGGAGTCCCCGGTGCAGACGTTCTTCCGCACCACCACCCGGGACACCGAGCTCGGCGGGGTGCCGATCCCGGCCGGGCGCAAGGTCCTGATGTTCCTCGGGTCCGCCAACCGCGACCCGCGCCGCTGGGGACCGGACGCGGACGCGTTCGACCTCGGCCGGGACCCGTCGGGGCACGTCGGGTTCGGGATGGGCCTGCACCAGTGCGTGGGCCAGCACGTCGCGCGGCTGGAGGCCGAGTCGGTGCTGCGGGCGCTCGCCGCGCGGGTCGAGACGATCGAGCTGTCCGGACCTGCCCGGCGCCGCCGCAACAACACCCTGCGGTCGTGGGAGTCGCTGCCGGTCCGTGTCCGCGTCGCCTAG
- a CDS encoding 2Fe-2S iron-sulfur cluster-binding protein, whose translation MDTRTARDPGRAVADAAATVVVGARRDESNGVVSLELVAADGRRLPDWAPGAHVDLVLPHGTVRQYSLCGDRWDAHRYRIAVLREPAGRGGSAYVHDRLGAGDTVGLGGPRNNFPLVPARRYRFVAGGIGITPLLPMIHQADLLGADWQLLYGGRTRSSMAFLDELARYGDRVRVAPQDETGLLDLPGFLGGPDADTRVYACGPAPLLAALADATADWPPHAVRTERFVAREAGAPVRDAPFEVELARNGATVTVTPDRTVLEALAGAGVDVLSSCRQGTCGTCETPVLAGEPDHRDSILDDAGRAAGDCMFVCVSRSCGPRLVLDL comes from the coding sequence ATCGACACACGCACCGCCCGGGACCCCGGACGGGCCGTCGCCGACGCGGCGGCCACCGTGGTCGTCGGTGCCCGACGGGACGAGTCCAACGGCGTGGTGTCGCTGGAGCTGGTGGCCGCCGACGGGCGGCGGCTGCCGGACTGGGCCCCGGGCGCCCACGTCGACCTCGTGCTGCCGCACGGGACCGTCCGGCAGTACTCGCTGTGCGGCGACCGCTGGGACGCGCACCGCTACCGGATCGCCGTCCTGCGCGAACCCGCGGGTCGCGGCGGCTCGGCGTACGTGCACGACCGGCTCGGCGCCGGGGACACGGTGGGGCTCGGCGGGCCGCGCAACAACTTCCCGCTCGTCCCGGCCCGGCGCTACCGCTTCGTCGCCGGCGGCATCGGGATCACCCCGCTCCTGCCGATGATCCACCAGGCCGACCTGCTCGGCGCCGACTGGCAGCTGCTCTACGGCGGGCGGACCCGGTCGTCGATGGCGTTCCTCGACGAGCTGGCCCGCTACGGCGACCGGGTCCGCGTCGCGCCCCAGGACGAGACGGGCCTGCTGGACCTGCCCGGGTTCCTGGGCGGCCCCGACGCGGACACCCGCGTCTACGCGTGCGGCCCGGCGCCGCTGCTCGCCGCGCTCGCCGACGCGACGGCGGACTGGCCGCCGCACGCGGTCCGCACCGAGCGGTTCGTGGCCCGGGAGGCCGGCGCGCCGGTGCGGGACGCCCCGTTCGAGGTCGAGCTGGCCCGCAACGGCGCGACCGTCACCGTCACGCCCGACCGCACGGTGCTGGAGGCGCTCGCCGGGGCGGGGGTCGACGTCCTGTCCTCCTGCCGCCAGGGCACCTGCGGCACCTGCGAGACACCGGTGCTGGCCGGCGAACCGGACCACCGCGACTCGATCCTCGACGACGCCGGCCGCGCGGCGGGCGACTGCATGTTCGTGTGCGTGTCGCGCTCGTGCGGGCCCCGCCTCGTCCTCGACCTCTGA
- a CDS encoding RNA polymerase sigma factor codes for MTAGDDGADGLDAAADAWLVAKAKSGSPDAYEVLVRRHRDRIYRIALRMVGNTHDAEDISQDVVLQLWTALTGFAGDSMFTTWMYRIVVNRCLNMINRRQRHEPLDDLNVLTAPGADTQVMAEGRARAALAAVTALPAELRAPIVLVDVEQLSYQEVAAILNVPESTVRGRLYRARRQLVDTLREWA; via the coding sequence GTGACAGCGGGGGACGACGGTGCGGACGGCCTCGACGCCGCTGCGGACGCCTGGCTGGTGGCGAAGGCCAAGAGCGGGTCCCCGGACGCCTACGAGGTGCTGGTCCGCCGGCACCGCGACCGGATCTACCGGATCGCGCTGCGGATGGTCGGCAACACCCACGACGCCGAGGACATCTCGCAGGACGTCGTGCTCCAGCTGTGGACGGCGCTGACCGGGTTCGCCGGGGACAGCATGTTCACGACCTGGATGTACCGGATCGTCGTCAACCGGTGCCTCAACATGATCAACCGCCGGCAGCGGCACGAGCCGCTCGACGACCTCAACGTGCTCACCGCCCCGGGCGCGGACACACAGGTGATGGCCGAGGGCCGGGCCCGTGCGGCGCTCGCCGCGGTGACCGCGCTACCGGCCGAGCTGCGCGCCCCGATCGTGCTGGTCGACGTGGAGCAACTCAGCTACCAGGAGGTGGCCGCGATCCTGAACGTGCCCGAGTCGACGGTCCGGGGGCGCCTGTACCGGGCACGTCGTCAGCTCGTCGACACCCTGCGGGAGTGGGCATGA
- a CDS encoding Asp23/Gls24 family envelope stress response protein, giving the protein MSAGEQDAMGTERLVCGRSADELIDQVASGRGDRRDAHQQDCVHCRAALAEYSRLWSPVQDLAAEKITAPEGRFDRMMSTLRGVLSEPDYATLPGPDGVTRIAARVVVVTARRSAQQVPGVRVALSRKLDGDAPGSGVSAGVAGTSTVIEIVLAANYGEDLHALADRVRRTVTERVRALTGLSATEITVVIDDVLE; this is encoded by the coding sequence ATGAGCGCCGGGGAGCAGGACGCGATGGGCACCGAGCGCCTGGTGTGCGGCCGCTCGGCCGACGAGCTGATCGACCAGGTCGCCTCCGGCCGGGGCGACCGGCGGGACGCGCACCAGCAGGACTGCGTGCACTGCCGGGCCGCGCTGGCCGAGTACTCGCGGCTGTGGTCGCCGGTCCAGGACCTCGCGGCGGAGAAGATCACCGCTCCGGAGGGACGCTTCGACCGGATGATGAGCACGCTGCGCGGTGTGCTGTCCGAGCCGGACTACGCGACGCTGCCCGGACCGGACGGGGTCACCCGGATCGCGGCGCGGGTCGTCGTCGTCACCGCCCGGCGGTCCGCGCAGCAGGTCCCCGGGGTCCGGGTGGCGCTGAGCCGCAAGCTCGACGGCGACGCCCCCGGCTCGGGCGTCTCGGCCGGGGTCGCGGGCACGAGCACGGTCATCGAGATCGTGCTGGCCGCGAACTACGGGGAGGACCTGCACGCCCTCGCCGACCGGGTCCGCCGGACCGTCACCGAACGGGTCCGGGCCCTCACCGGCCTGTCGGCCACCGAGATCACCGTCGTGATCGACGACGTCCTGGAGTGA
- a CDS encoding STAS domain-containing protein, producing MTPAPGARPMLRLDVVGGPGRPVRVRCLGEVDTTTAAQLERDLCRWIDASCCVLLDLSSLEFVDASGLSGLVAAFEHARRAGHPLRLGRRCSRPVRRALAASGLLTLFDEAGAGPGCPRHPGTGRA from the coding sequence GTGACCCCCGCACCCGGCGCCCGGCCGATGCTGCGGCTCGACGTCGTCGGAGGCCCGGGGCGTCCGGTGCGGGTGCGGTGCCTCGGTGAGGTGGACACGACCACCGCCGCGCAGCTGGAGCGGGACCTGTGCCGGTGGATCGACGCGTCGTGCTGCGTGCTGCTGGACCTGTCGAGCCTGGAGTTCGTCGACGCGTCGGGGCTGTCCGGCCTGGTCGCGGCGTTCGAGCACGCGCGGCGGGCCGGGCACCCGCTGCGCCTGGGCCGGCGGTGCTCGCGCCCGGTGCGCCGGGCCCTGGCCGCGTCCGGACTGCTGACGCTGTTCGACGAGGCCGGGGCCGGGCCCGGCTGCCCGCGCCACCCCGGCACAGGACGGGCGTGA
- a CDS encoding 3-deoxy-7-phosphoheptulonate synthase: MSTPSAPLLDTPLDDRRIERISPLISPALLRHELPCTPAVADTVTRGRAAVTDVLDGTDDRLLVVVGPCSVHDPDAATDYARRLAARADELSGELCVVMRTYFEKPRTTVGWKGLINDPGLDGTFDVNRGLRTARRLLLDISALGLPVGCEFLDPITPQYIADVVTWGAIGARTAESQVHRQLVSGLSMPVGIKNATDGDINAAVDGMRAAAASHVFMGVNADGLAGLVTTTGNPDTHVILRGGARPNYSAADVADVAGRLRAAGLPERVVVDASHGNSGKDHVRQAVVVGELAERIGAGERAVTGLMMESFLEAGRQDVGPGMVRGRSVTDACLSWDTTDELLGTLAAAVRSGRR, translated from the coding sequence ATGAGTACCCCCTCCGCCCCGCTGCTCGACACGCCGCTCGACGACCGGCGCATCGAGCGGATCAGCCCGCTGATCTCGCCCGCACTGCTGCGCCACGAGCTGCCGTGCACGCCCGCCGTCGCCGACACCGTCACCCGGGGGCGGGCCGCCGTCACCGACGTCCTGGACGGCACCGACGACCGGCTGCTCGTCGTCGTCGGCCCGTGCTCGGTGCACGACCCGGACGCCGCCACCGACTACGCCCGGCGGCTCGCGGCCCGCGCCGACGAGCTGTCCGGCGAGCTGTGCGTCGTGATGCGGACCTACTTCGAGAAGCCGCGCACGACCGTCGGCTGGAAGGGCCTCATCAACGACCCCGGGCTGGACGGCACGTTCGACGTCAACCGCGGCCTGCGCACCGCCCGCAGGCTGCTGCTGGACATCTCCGCGCTGGGCCTGCCGGTGGGCTGCGAGTTCCTCGACCCGATCACCCCGCAGTACATCGCCGACGTCGTGACCTGGGGGGCCATCGGGGCGCGAACCGCGGAGAGCCAGGTGCACCGCCAGCTCGTGAGCGGGCTGTCGATGCCGGTCGGGATCAAGAACGCGACCGACGGCGACATCAACGCCGCGGTCGACGGCATGCGGGCGGCGGCCGCGTCGCACGTGTTCATGGGGGTCAACGCCGACGGGCTCGCCGGGCTGGTCACCACCACCGGCAACCCGGACACGCACGTCATCCTGCGCGGCGGCGCCCGGCCCAACTACTCGGCCGCCGATGTCGCCGACGTCGCGGGCCGGCTGCGCGCGGCCGGCCTGCCGGAGCGGGTCGTCGTCGACGCCAGCCACGGCAACAGCGGCAAGGACCACGTGCGCCAGGCCGTCGTCGTCGGTGAGCTGGCGGAGCGGATCGGTGCCGGGGAGCGCGCGGTCACCGGGCTGATGATGGAGAGCTTCCTCGAGGCGGGGCGTCAGGACGTCGGCCCGGGCATGGTGCGCGGCCGCTCGGTCACCGACGCGTGCCTGTCCTGGGACACTACCGACGAGCTGCTCGGCACGCTGGCGGCCGCGGTGCGTTCCGGCCGTCGCTGA
- a CDS encoding carbon-nitrogen hydrolase family protein, producing the protein MRIALAQISSTPDPEENLAEVGRRARDAAAAGARLVVFPEATMCCFGVPLGPVAEPLDGPWASRVREVAAGAGITVAAGMFTPSGDGRVRNTLLVTGAGVDTHYDKIHMFDAFGFAESDTVAPGTEPVTVDVPDAAGAGTGTARVGLTTCYDVRFPGLYQRLADTGAALLVVPASWGAGEGKREQWELLVRARALDTGSFVVACDQADPTTVGREHGKAPTGIGYSLVAGPRGEVVDALGAEPGLLVVDVDPAAAERVREQIPVLRNRRF; encoded by the coding sequence ATGCGGATCGCACTGGCCCAGATCTCGTCCACCCCGGACCCGGAGGAGAACCTCGCCGAGGTCGGCAGGCGGGCCCGGGACGCGGCCGCGGCCGGGGCGCGGCTCGTCGTGTTCCCGGAGGCCACGATGTGCTGCTTCGGGGTCCCGCTCGGCCCGGTCGCCGAGCCGCTGGACGGCCCGTGGGCGAGCCGGGTGCGCGAGGTCGCCGCCGGCGCCGGGATCACGGTGGCCGCCGGGATGTTCACCCCGTCCGGCGACGGCCGGGTCCGCAACACCCTGCTCGTGACCGGTGCGGGGGTGGACACCCACTACGACAAGATCCACATGTTCGACGCGTTCGGGTTCGCCGAGTCCGACACGGTGGCACCCGGGACCGAACCGGTCACGGTCGACGTGCCGGACGCGGCCGGCGCCGGCACCGGTACGGCCCGGGTCGGCCTCACCACCTGCTACGACGTTCGGTTCCCCGGGCTGTACCAGCGGCTCGCCGACACGGGGGCCGCCCTGCTGGTGGTCCCGGCGTCCTGGGGTGCCGGGGAGGGCAAGCGCGAGCAGTGGGAGCTGCTGGTCCGGGCCCGCGCACTGGACACCGGGTCGTTCGTCGTGGCCTGCGACCAGGCCGACCCGACGACCGTCGGCCGGGAGCACGGCAAGGCCCCGACCGGGATCGGGTACAGCCTGGTGGCCGGCCCGCGCGGCGAGGTGGTGGACGCCCTCGGCGCCGAGCCGGGCCTGCTCGTCGTCGACGTCGACCCGGCCGCGGCCGAGCGGGTCCGCGAGCAGATCCCGGTGCTGCGCAACCGCCGCTTCTGA
- a CDS encoding 4a-hydroxytetrahydrobiopterin dehydratase → MATTPLLSDAEITDALQKLPGWERDGDTIVRTARLPDFVAAVWLVDRVAEDAEAADHHPDIDIRYSKVTFRLSTHSEGGLTAKDTDLAGQISDRISAAGG, encoded by the coding sequence ATGGCCACGACCCCCCTGCTGTCCGACGCCGAGATCACCGACGCCCTGCAGAAGCTCCCGGGCTGGGAGCGGGACGGCGACACGATCGTCCGCACCGCGCGGCTGCCCGACTTCGTCGCCGCCGTGTGGCTGGTCGACCGGGTCGCCGAGGACGCCGAGGCGGCCGACCACCACCCGGACATCGACATCCGGTACTCCAAGGTGACCTTCCGGCTCTCGACGCACTCCGAGGGCGGGCTCACCGCGAAGGACACCGATCTGGCCGGCCAGATCTCGGACCGGATCTCCGCGGCCGGCGGCTGA